Below is a window of Gossypium hirsutum isolate 1008001.06 chromosome A12, Gossypium_hirsutum_v2.1, whole genome shotgun sequence DNA.
aaggattcaacagaattcttCCCAAAACACAACTCAAGCGAAAGCAGCTCAAAGCCAACAAGATGAAAGAAGAATGAGACAAGAACAAGccaagaaaaataagaacacaagagagagaaaagtttgagtgaatgctctcaagaattcttattactCAAAACTCAAGTGCTTTACAATGAGGgaagaggcctctatttatagttgagcctctccaaatccaacggtacaaaatcaagtacatcaacggctatgattaaagggtatctacaatcaaatctctaagaatataaaatcatatctttaaAGATTACCtatcttatctaagatatgtaatcttataaaataatatcttataagattacatatcatatctaagatctctaagattataaaattatatcttttaagatcatgtttccatatttgtctaacttgtagatgggccttcaatctcttcaagcaacgggccagtctgattgggccaaatgacctccttcctTCTTGATGGATCGCAcagatgtgtcatggttgcgAGCTAGGGGAAGGTTGGAAAAGACATGATATGAAAGATAGTTCAGTCATAAAGAAAGAGTGTCCTAGTCCTATTTGTTGTGCTAGTTAACTTTTAAGGGGTTGTTTTTAATAGTTCATATATTTGTTTCGGACTTTTTAGAGTTTAACTGACCTATTAATGTTGTAGGTATGAATTGTCATATATAGAGATTAAATGTGTAACTTACAAATAGCAGATGTGTtatctattttacatttttattttcggTAAGATAAAACAAGGTtgaatcaattttatatttttattttcggttcaagaatatttaaatattatatttaaaataataatataaaaaaggaaCCATAACATAAAGAACAAAATCCAAAAATGTttgttagaaaaaaattttataattttttaaaaaaatagacacattttttttagtttttattttttttcattttctaattTCTTTGACAAATGTCACTGAAACATCAAAGTCaattaaaagtttgaaaataacGATGATGAAAGTAAAACTCAAAGAACCTGTAATAAACTATTATCATTATTCTGCATGACAAAAACTACAGTACAGTTTAATACTGACTGAACAGGGAAAATAGCAGAATATATTACGTAGAAACTTGGAGAAGCATAATCTGGTCCTGGGAATCATGTCTAGGTTCCACCTTGAATCTCTGAGACACTGAAGAATTGGCTGCTTCAACTGGGTCACTGATTTTCACCTCATATTCTCCATGAAAAAGGGAGGCCTCAAAGAAACCAGCAGCATCCGTTTTGGCTTCTACCGTGGCCTTGATTCCCCATTCTTTCAACAGCTTGTCCACAACATCCCCAGTTGCCAAGTTCTTGAAATTATTATCAGTTAAGCACATACGGTAACATCCGTTTGGTTTCCAGGCAGACCATATTATCATGCCGCTAACACCAGGGTGGCTATGTCCTTCTCTCAAAACTTGTTCCAAATACATTGCCTGcttatatatgataaaaataaaaaaataaaaaaagcccCACAAAAGTGCTTATATTTGAATGCTCATGGTATGTTAATATTGTTGAACTCGAAAATTACCTGACTGGGGCCGCTCTTCACATCTATTTCCGTTAGCCAAATGGGCAAATTGGTGGCAGCGAGAGTGTCAAGAGAAGATCTTATGTAAGGGAGGCTTGGAACGTCAAAATGGCACTCTAGGCCAATAGCCATTCGCTTAGCTTCGGCACCCATGAAAGTTTGAATATTTTTCAGTTTTTCAAGATATTTAGCCGGGGTTGATGCAGCATCTCCCTTCTGCTCTAGGGTATTGAATTCATTCATAAACAAAGGTATGGAGTGATCAATACCGGCAGCCATTTTGTAGAAGGTGGCGGCAGCATCTGGGCCGAGCTTACTTTCGAAGAAATTAAAGTGCAAATTCTCATTAACAACGTCCCACCCGATTACTTGACCCTTATATTTAGTCATGATTGAGTTAATCCTTTTGTTAGCTGCTGCCGAAAGGTCGTTGGGTTGGAGAGAGGGCACCCAATTTGGTTGGTAATGAGGATCATCCCAGAAAATGTTGTGTCCTCGTACCGCAATATTGTGTTGTTTCATTAATGTCATTATGGAATCTGGGAGTGAATAATCTTCCTTTCCTTGGACTGGTTCGGTGGTGTACCATTTCATTTCGTCCTCGAAGGTTGTATGGGTAAACCTGGAAGTGAACCAGTTTTGGTAGCCAACGTTGTTGAGGATGCCCTTGTTTACAGCACAACCGATAGGTTTCCCTGAAACCTTTTGGTGGATGGAAATCTTGGAGTTCACTACTGGATTCCCTTTTGTTTCCACACGGATTCTTACCCTTCTCTTTGTCTGCAAAATTAGACCCTCCATCCATTATGACTTATTACTTCTCTGATCtctctatattatatatattaccaGTCCTAGTAGAGTGACTGACCTTCTCAATGCTTTCAACATGATGAGACATCCACTCTTCTTGAGTGAATGGTTGCAAGGAGACGCTATCCACCCAGACTTCAACCGAGGTGTTATCGGTCTGAAGAAATCAGTGAGTTAATTTGGAAATATATAACTCTAGAAAGGAAATCCCGATGAAATAGTTACCTCAAAAAAAAGCTCAGCAGGGCCTGAAGCATCCACAGTGAGGCCACCCTTGAGCATAGACCAACACTTGGACTCGGCAACTGTTTCAGCAGCGCGCTTCAACCCGGTAACTGTTCTAAAGACTGCCCTCACCAGAGCTTTCTCTTCGCTCACTTGAACCCAAGCTTCATTTACCCACCCACAGAATCAAAAATATATAAGTGTCCAATACATACACGTTGGACATAGGTATAcgtcaaatataaatattgaataaagAATTTTGGATAACATAGATAATACCAGAGAAGGTATAGAGCTTGTCGTTCTCCAAGTAAGCCTTCTGAGAGACACTGTCCTGGAAATGGTTTCGTTTACCAGCCACAACGAATTTGTTGCCA
It encodes the following:
- the LOC107940208 gene encoding endo-1,4-beta-xylanase 5-like, whose amino-acid sequence is MEVWKKESVLLFLPLSILLSGLVKVNALSYDYTASIECLAQPHKAQYGGGMIKNPELNEGLIGWSTFGNTVIEHRNESDGNKFVVAGKRNHFQDSVSQKAYLENDKLYTFSAWVQVSEEKALVRAVFRTVTGLKRAAETVAESKCWSMLKGGLTVDASGPAELFFETDNTSVEVWVDSVSLQPFTQEEWMSHHVESIEKTKRRVRIRVETKGNPVVNSKISIHQKVSGKPIGCAVNKGILNNVGYQNWFTSRFTHTTFEDEMKWYTTEPVQGKEDYSLPDSIMTLMKQHNIAVRGHNIFWDDPHYQPNWVPSLQPNDLSAAANKRINSIMTKYKGQVIGWDVVNENLHFNFFESKLGPDAAATFYKMAAGIDHSIPLFMNEFNTLEQKGDAASTPAKYLEKLKNIQTFMGAEAKRMAIGLECHFDVPSLPYIRSSLDTLAATNLPIWLTEIDVKSGPSQAMYLEQVLREGHSHPGVSGMIIWSAWKPNGCYRMCLTDNNFKNLATGDVVDKLLKEWGIKATVEAKTDAAGFFEASLFHGEYEVKISDPVEAANSSVSQRFKVEPRHDSQDQIMLLQVST